A window of the Glaciimonas sp. CA11.2 genome harbors these coding sequences:
- a CDS encoding MFS transporter — protein sequence MATESAQSRRALWWLYGIQLVSMGALEMSGPFWPVYLRSLGHLSPQMTSIVGGAVYAGPMLAAMLTTPLWGRLGDRFGHKPMLLRALFALAITQLWVAIAGSVTSILLARLVQGGFAGFIAAAQAYGAGMSAPKQRTFLIAQLQTATAIGSFAGPMLGGWLYAYSGFESVNLVATGLCLSCAIAATACLPPQRNCLPQPRSSVCMIKKNASNLSLFWIGLLLAIVLIQAGKMMPQVFFALYIDSVLLAPAWVTGLCYGVTALGLTLSAPFWARYFDKQSDARALGTVERITLLCAVTVGLQALATNITAFIAVRFLWGIWLGGLLPVFYALLSRASSDSIQGYIMGLGNSAAKAGALLGLGCGTAAIAWCGLTAGFWFVAVMYLFAALGIRVLRFYFLPNIEDVLH from the coding sequence ATGGCAACTGAGTCAGCTCAAAGCCGCCGTGCGTTATGGTGGCTGTACGGGATTCAGTTGGTATCAATGGGAGCACTCGAAATGAGTGGCCCTTTTTGGCCAGTTTATCTGCGCTCCCTCGGCCATCTTTCACCACAGATGACCAGTATCGTTGGCGGTGCAGTATATGCTGGTCCGATGCTGGCGGCGATGTTGACGACGCCGCTATGGGGACGTTTGGGGGATCGATTTGGACACAAACCGATGTTATTGCGTGCCCTGTTTGCGCTCGCAATAACCCAATTATGGGTCGCAATCGCGGGAAGTGTCACCAGCATCTTGCTTGCACGTTTGGTACAGGGTGGTTTTGCTGGCTTCATCGCCGCAGCACAAGCTTACGGGGCCGGTATGAGTGCGCCTAAACAACGTACCTTTCTGATCGCACAGCTACAAACGGCGACGGCAATTGGCTCTTTTGCGGGGCCGATGCTCGGTGGGTGGCTATATGCCTATTCCGGATTTGAAAGTGTAAATTTGGTCGCAACCGGGTTATGTTTGTCATGCGCAATAGCTGCGACTGCATGCTTACCGCCGCAGCGAAATTGTTTGCCACAGCCACGCAGTAGCGTTTGTATGATCAAAAAAAACGCTAGTAATCTATCCCTTTTTTGGATCGGATTGCTGCTAGCAATCGTATTGATACAAGCCGGAAAAATGATGCCGCAAGTTTTCTTTGCGCTCTATATCGATAGCGTATTATTGGCTCCGGCGTGGGTGACTGGACTTTGCTACGGAGTCACCGCCTTGGGTCTAACGCTCTCGGCGCCATTTTGGGCGCGCTACTTCGATAAGCAATCTGACGCGCGCGCATTGGGAACGGTCGAACGCATTACCTTGCTGTGTGCAGTCACCGTGGGTTTGCAGGCATTGGCTACCAACATTACTGCGTTCATTGCCGTGCGGTTTCTATGGGGGATATGGCTAGGTGGACTATTGCCGGTTTTTTATGCGCTATTGTCGCGTGCCAGCAGCGACAGCATTCAAGGTTACATTATGGGGCTGGGAAATAGTGCGGCCAAGGCCGGCGCATTACTTGGCCTTGGGTGCGGGACGGCCGCTATTGCGTGGTGTGGCCTGACCGCAGGATTCTGGTTTGTCGCAGTGATGTACCTGTTTGCAGCGCTCGGAATCCGCGTGCTACGCTTTTACTTTCTTCCTAATATCGAGGATGTATTGCATTAA
- the aroG gene encoding 3-deoxy-7-phosphoheptulonate synthase AroG has protein sequence MPRTDDLRIREMKELTPPSHLIREFGVTEKGATTAADSRIALHRILHGQDDRLMVVIGPCSIHDTKAAMEYARLLVVARDRLKGELEVVMRVYFEKPRTTVGWKGLINDPYMDNSFRINDGLRMARELLLNINELGLPAGTEFLDVISPQYVADLISWGAIGARTTESQVHRELASGLSCPVGFKNGTDGNVKIAVDAMKAASQPHHFLSVTKGGHSAIVSTNGNEDCHIILRGGKAPNYDATSVDAACKDIAANGLAQRLMIDASHANSSKKPENQIPVCADIASQIAAGDDRIVGVMIESHLVAGRQDLVPGKELTYGQSVTDGCISWEESIAVLDGLAEAVKQRRLKKNAA, from the coding sequence ATGCCACGTACCGATGACTTGCGCATACGAGAAATGAAAGAGTTAACGCCACCATCCCATTTAATCCGCGAATTTGGCGTCACCGAAAAAGGTGCTACCACAGCCGCTGATTCGCGCATTGCGTTACATCGCATTTTGCATGGACAGGATGACCGATTGATGGTCGTGATTGGACCTTGTTCAATTCATGACACCAAAGCGGCGATGGAATATGCACGTCTTTTGGTCGTCGCACGTGATCGTCTGAAAGGCGAACTGGAAGTCGTGATGCGTGTGTATTTCGAAAAACCTCGCACTACGGTTGGCTGGAAAGGTCTGATCAATGACCCTTACATGGATAACAGTTTCCGCATCAATGACGGTTTGCGCATGGCGCGCGAATTGCTGCTCAATATTAATGAGTTAGGTTTGCCAGCGGGTACTGAGTTCCTCGATGTTATCAGCCCGCAATACGTCGCTGACCTGATCAGTTGGGGCGCGATTGGCGCACGGACCACTGAATCCCAGGTACATCGTGAGTTGGCATCTGGCCTGTCATGTCCGGTAGGCTTCAAAAACGGCACTGACGGCAACGTAAAAATTGCAGTAGACGCTATGAAAGCAGCATCGCAGCCACATCACTTTCTGTCCGTCACCAAAGGCGGTCACTCTGCCATCGTATCGACCAACGGAAATGAAGATTGCCACATCATTTTGCGCGGTGGAAAAGCACCTAATTATGACGCTACAAGTGTCGATGCAGCCTGCAAGGACATCGCAGCGAATGGCTTGGCGCAACGCCTGATGATTGATGCGTCGCATGCGAATAGCTCCAAGAAGCCAGAGAATCAGATTCCTGTCTGTGCTGATATCGCAAGTCAAATCGCCGCTGGTGACGATCGCATTGTGGGCGTCATGATTGAGTCACATCTGGTCGCCGGACGTCAGGATCTGGTTCCAGGCAAGGAACTGACTTACGGTCAATCGGTTACCGATGGTTGCATCAGTTGGGAAGAAAGTATTGCCGTCCTTGATGGATTGGCGGAGGCGGTTAAGCAGCGTCGTCTGAAAAAAAACGCGGCGTAA
- a CDS encoding retropepsin-like aspartic protease family protein translates to MRLLKLNACLFMIITALSAQATDIGVAGLFPGKAVLIIDGAAPKTYSVGDNVRGDIRLTSVTGSTATVNVKGKLETIGIGEFVSRSAPSANASVTLKVNGAGHFVAQSQVNGGIMTMLVDTGATVIALPASDAIRLGINYKRGQKTMMNTANGLTPGYRVRLDIVKVGDIEIRQVDAVVLESGLSFALLGMSFLNRTEMRREGDMMVLTKRF, encoded by the coding sequence ATGCGCTTGCTGAAGCTGAACGCCTGCCTTTTCATGATAATTACGGCATTATCGGCTCAAGCAACCGATATCGGCGTGGCTGGCCTTTTCCCTGGTAAAGCGGTTTTAATCATCGATGGCGCCGCTCCTAAAACCTACTCTGTCGGCGATAATGTTCGCGGCGATATACGCCTCACTTCAGTCACAGGCTCGACTGCAACGGTGAATGTAAAAGGCAAACTTGAGACCATCGGTATTGGTGAGTTCGTCAGTCGCAGTGCGCCCAGCGCAAACGCCAGTGTGACGTTGAAAGTGAACGGCGCAGGTCATTTTGTGGCACAAAGTCAGGTCAACGGCGGAATCATGACGATGTTGGTTGATACCGGCGCGACCGTCATTGCTTTGCCGGCATCAGATGCGATCAGGCTTGGCATCAACTACAAGCGAGGTCAAAAAACGATGATGAATACCGCCAACGGTCTTACGCCTGGTTATCGTGTACGGCTAGATATCGTCAAGGTTGGCGATATCGAAATAAGGCAGGTTGATGCAGTCGTGCTCGAAAGCGGATTGTCATTTGCATTGCTGGGTATGTCATTTCTCAATCGCACTGAGATGCGGCGCGAGGGTGACATGATGGTCTTGACCAAACGTTTTTGA
- a CDS encoding YajQ family cyclic di-GMP-binding protein: MPSFDTVSEANLAEVKNAVDQASKEIATRFDFKGSDARVELKERDLTAYADSDFQLAQVRDVLTNKLVKRSVDVRFLDIGKIEKTGGDKVKQVIKIKNGIESDDAKKIVRVVKDSKMKVQASIQGDAVRITGAKRDDLQAAMAMLRKEVPDLPLEFNNFRD; this comes from the coding sequence ATGCCATCATTTGATACCGTTTCCGAAGCCAATCTTGCTGAGGTTAAGAATGCCGTCGATCAAGCCAGCAAAGAAATTGCTACGCGCTTCGACTTTAAAGGCAGCGATGCACGCGTTGAACTGAAAGAGCGCGATCTGACTGCTTACGCCGATTCCGACTTCCAATTAGCCCAAGTACGCGATGTGCTCACAAATAAGCTGGTGAAGCGCAGTGTTGACGTAAGATTTCTCGACATCGGTAAGATCGAGAAAACTGGCGGCGACAAGGTCAAACAAGTCATCAAGATCAAGAACGGCATCGAATCCGACGATGCCAAGAAAATCGTTCGCGTGGTCAAAGACAGCAAGATGAAAGTACAGGCCAGTATTCAGGGCGACGCAGTCCGCATAACCGGTGCCAAGCGCGACGATCTGCAAGCGGCGATGGCAATGCTGCGCAAGGAAGTACCAGACTTGCCGCTGGAATTTAACAATTTCAGGGATTAA
- the murB gene encoding UDP-N-acetylmuramate dehydrogenase, whose protein sequence is MPFAYQHDTTLTANLAVQTDFPMRALNTLGIEATAHAYLSINSVADLQLVRSDPALSQLPRLILGGGSNVVLTRDFPGLVLHIRNQGIQVVGEDADAVMIRAAAGETWHALVEWTLTHGLGGLENLSLIPGNVGAAPIQNIGAYGIEMQDRFHALTAFDFTTGEMLTLHRKDCAFGYRDSIFKHALRDRAVVIDVTFSLPKRWQADVRYGDIKDELAARGIAEPDALDVSNAVIAIRTRKLPDPAVIGNAGSFFKNPIIPAAQRDALLAQHPAMVSYKQTDGGFKLAAGWLIDQCGWKGKALGRVAMYQKQALVLVNLGGANGQDVVRLSEAVQADVMARFGVALEPEPIFV, encoded by the coding sequence ATGCCTTTCGCCTATCAGCACGACACGACTCTCACCGCAAATTTGGCGGTTCAGACCGACTTTCCCATGCGCGCCCTCAATACATTAGGTATCGAGGCGACCGCTCATGCCTATTTATCGATCAACTCGGTGGCAGACCTGCAACTGGTGCGATCAGATCCAGCCCTATCTCAGTTGCCGCGCCTGATATTAGGTGGCGGTAGTAATGTGGTGCTCACGCGCGATTTTCCAGGATTGGTGCTGCACATCCGCAATCAAGGTATCCAAGTTGTTGGGGAAGATGCTGATGCTGTCATGATACGTGCCGCTGCCGGTGAAACCTGGCACGCGCTCGTTGAGTGGACATTGACGCACGGATTGGGTGGATTAGAAAATCTATCGTTAATTCCAGGCAATGTTGGTGCCGCACCGATTCAAAATATCGGCGCTTATGGCATTGAGATGCAAGACCGGTTTCATGCGTTAACCGCATTCGATTTTACGACCGGAGAAATGTTGACGTTGCATCGCAAAGATTGCGCATTCGGCTATCGCGACAGTATCTTTAAACACGCTTTACGCGACCGTGCTGTCGTGATTGATGTGACATTTTCATTACCGAAACGTTGGCAAGCGGATGTGCGTTATGGCGATATTAAGGATGAATTAGCGGCGCGTGGTATCGCCGAACCAGATGCGCTTGATGTGAGTAACGCCGTCATCGCGATTCGGACGCGCAAGTTGCCTGATCCAGCGGTGATCGGCAACGCAGGCAGTTTTTTCAAGAATCCAATCATCCCAGCCGCTCAACGCGACGCTTTACTCGCCCAACATCCTGCAATGGTCAGCTATAAACAAACAGACGGTGGCTTTAAACTTGCCGCTGGATGGTTGATTGATCAATGTGGCTGGAAAGGGAAGGCTCTGGGACGGGTTGCCATGTATCAAAAGCAGGCGTTAGTTCTGGTTAATCTAGGTGGTGCGAACGGGCAAGACGTTGTTCGCTTATCGGAAGCGGTTCAGGCCGATGTGATGGCGCGCTTTGGCGTGGCATTGGAACCGGAGCCGATTTTTGTGTGA
- a CDS encoding pyrimidine/purine nucleoside phosphorylase produces the protein MSAQFDNVSVLKQASVYFDGKCISHTIILENGIKKTLGVILPSTLTFNTGVAEIMDVTSGLCQVRQKDQPLWTRYVAGDSFDIPANSSFDIETIETLNYVCHYA, from the coding sequence ATGAGCGCGCAATTCGATAACGTATCTGTCCTGAAACAAGCCAGCGTCTACTTTGATGGCAAATGTATTTCCCACACCATCATTCTTGAAAATGGCATAAAAAAAACCTTGGGTGTAATCCTGCCTTCGACGCTGACATTTAACACTGGCGTGGCCGAAATAATGGACGTCACCAGCGGACTCTGCCAAGTGCGCCAAAAAGATCAGCCGCTGTGGACCAGGTACGTGGCAGGCGATAGCTTTGATATTCCAGCGAATTCCAGTTTTGATATTGAAACGATTGAGACGCTGAACTACGTTTGTCATTATGCCTAA
- a CDS encoding argininosuccinate synthase, protein MSDVKKVVLAYSGGLDTSVILKWLQDNYQCEIVTFTADLGQGEELEPARQKALKFGIKPENIYIDDVREEFVRDFVFPMFRANTVYEGEYLLGTSIARPLIAKRLIEIARETGADTISHGATGKGNDQVRFELGAYALMPNVKVIAPWREWDLLSREKLLQYAADAGIEIDMKHKNGGAPYSMDANLLHISFEGRHLENPSAEAEESMWRWTVSPEAAPDQAEYLDIEYEKGDIVALNGTRMSPATVLTELNRLGGKHGIGRLDLVENRFVGMKSRGCYETPGGTIMLRAHRAIESITLDREVAHLKDDLMPRYASMIYNGFWWAPERVALQTLIDQTQLRVNGWVRLKLYKGNVIVVSRDSKTDSLFDMKISTFDEDGGAYNQADAGGFIKLNALRLRIAANARNQRG, encoded by the coding sequence ATGAGCGACGTAAAAAAAGTAGTTCTCGCCTATTCCGGCGGCCTCGACACTTCAGTCATTTTGAAGTGGCTACAAGACAACTATCAATGTGAAATCGTCACCTTCACCGCCGATTTAGGTCAGGGCGAAGAGCTGGAACCAGCGCGCCAAAAAGCATTGAAATTTGGTATCAAGCCGGAAAATATTTACATCGATGATGTCCGTGAAGAATTCGTGCGTGACTTCGTATTCCCGATGTTTCGTGCCAACACCGTGTATGAAGGTGAATACTTGCTCGGCACGTCGATTGCGCGTCCGTTGATCGCAAAACGCCTCATTGAGATCGCCCGCGAAACCGGCGCAGACACAATCTCGCACGGCGCGACCGGCAAAGGTAACGATCAAGTTCGTTTTGAGCTTGGCGCTTATGCGTTGATGCCAAACGTCAAAGTCATTGCACCTTGGCGCGAATGGGATTTGCTGTCGCGTGAAAAATTGCTGCAATACGCAGCAGACGCCGGTATCGAAATCGACATGAAACACAAAAATGGCGGCGCACCCTATTCAATGGATGCCAACTTGCTGCACATCAGCTTTGAAGGCCGTCATTTGGAAAATCCAAGTGCCGAGGCCGAAGAAAGTATGTGGCGCTGGACTGTCAGCCCAGAAGCAGCACCGGATCAAGCCGAATACCTCGACATCGAATACGAAAAAGGCGACATCGTTGCACTCAACGGCACGCGCATGTCACCAGCAACCGTTCTGACCGAACTGAACCGTTTAGGCGGCAAGCACGGTATCGGCCGTCTGGATCTGGTCGAAAACCGTTTCGTCGGCATGAAGTCACGCGGCTGTTACGAAACCCCGGGCGGCACGATCATGCTGCGCGCACATCGCGCCATTGAATCCATCACACTGGATCGCGAAGTCGCGCATCTGAAAGATGATCTGATGCCACGTTACGCATCGATGATTTATAACGGCTTCTGGTGGGCGCCGGAACGGGTTGCATTGCAGACGCTGATTGACCAAACTCAATTACGCGTCAACGGCTGGGTTCGTCTCAAGCTCTATAAAGGCAATGTCATCGTCGTATCACGCGACTCCAAAACCGACTCATTATTCGACATGAAGATTTCTACATTCGATGAAGATGGCGGCGCTTATAACCAAGCCGATGCAGGCGGTTTCATCAAACTGAATGCGTTGCGTTTGCGGATTGCTGCTAACGCGCGTAACCAGCGCGGATAA
- the argF gene encoding ornithine carbamoyltransferase: MAIKHYLQFSDFTLDEYEYIIERTRIIKRKFKNYEPHHPLLDRTLVMVFEKNSTRTRLSFEAGMHQLGGAAIYLNTRDSQLGRGEPVEDAGQVMSRMCDVIMIRTFGQDIIERFAANSRVPVINGLTNEYHPCQVLADLFTYVEQRGSITGKTIAWIGDANNMLYSWLQAAQVFGFHVNISTPKGYDLDPMLVTADSTQYTLFDNPSDACVGAHLVTTDVWTSMGYEAENNARLKAFDGWIVDQAKMARAQPDALFMHCLPAHRGEEVSAEVIDGPQSVVWDEAENRLHVQKALLEYLVVGKLDT, encoded by the coding sequence ATGGCAATCAAACACTACCTGCAGTTTTCCGACTTTACGCTCGATGAGTACGAGTACATCATTGAACGTACCCGCATCATCAAGCGTAAGTTTAAGAACTATGAGCCGCACCACCCGCTACTTGATCGCACGCTGGTAATGGTTTTCGAGAAAAACTCGACCCGCACCCGCTTGTCGTTTGAGGCCGGAATGCATCAACTCGGCGGTGCCGCCATTTATCTCAACACGCGCGACAGCCAACTCGGACGTGGTGAACCGGTCGAGGACGCCGGACAAGTGATGTCACGCATGTGCGACGTCATCATGATCCGTACCTTCGGCCAGGACATCATTGAGCGTTTTGCTGCCAATTCACGCGTGCCGGTGATCAATGGCCTGACGAATGAATATCATCCATGTCAGGTATTGGCGGACCTTTTCACTTACGTTGAACAACGTGGTTCTATCACTGGCAAGACGATAGCGTGGATCGGCGATGCCAACAATATGTTGTATTCATGGCTACAAGCGGCGCAGGTGTTTGGCTTTCACGTCAATATCTCAACGCCAAAAGGCTACGATCTCGATCCGATGCTGGTCACCGCTGATAGCACGCAATACACTTTGTTCGATAATCCCTCGGATGCTTGCGTGGGCGCACACTTGGTCACGACCGATGTCTGGACGAGTATGGGTTATGAGGCTGAAAATAATGCACGCCTGAAAGCCTTCGATGGCTGGATCGTGGATCAGGCCAAAATGGCACGTGCACAGCCGGACGCACTTTTCATGCATTGTCTTCCCGCGCATCGGGGTGAAGAAGTATCAGCCGAAGTCATCGACGGACCACAATCGGTCGTTTGGGACGAGGCTGAAAATCGCTTGCACGTGCAGAAAGCACTGTTGGAATATCTGGTGGTAGGAAAACTCGATACCTGA
- the rsgA gene encoding ribosome small subunit-dependent GTPase A produces MVQALVDGESLKLHCVTRGKKSDVAVGDKVNLNMTSKNQAVIESLGERRSLLYRSDQYKSKLLAANVSQLFIVVATEPGFTDDLISRALVAAEAAGVAAHIILNKTDIVASLPRTRERLQPYAKLGYPIHEVSAIGAPEQTCATLMPLLENQSTILIGQSGMGKSSIINLIVPDADIATREISAALDTGKHTTTFTRLYEVHPTADDETYIIDSPGFQEFGLYQLSEGMLERAFREFAPFLGKCKFYNCHHLIEPNCAVLEAVQEGKIAPMRHQLYKQLLHESSQTLY; encoded by the coding sequence ATGGTTCAGGCGCTAGTGGATGGCGAGTCCTTAAAACTGCATTGCGTGACACGCGGCAAGAAGAGCGATGTTGCCGTGGGCGATAAGGTCAATCTCAACATGACCTCAAAAAACCAGGCGGTGATCGAGTCCCTCGGAGAACGGCGCAGCCTCTTATACCGTTCGGATCAATACAAATCGAAGTTGCTCGCCGCCAATGTTTCGCAACTATTTATCGTCGTGGCGACGGAACCGGGCTTTACCGACGATCTGATTTCGCGCGCCTTGGTGGCGGCTGAAGCGGCGGGTGTCGCCGCGCACATCATATTGAACAAAACCGACATCGTCGCCTCACTGCCGAGAACACGCGAACGGCTACAACCGTATGCCAAGCTTGGCTATCCGATCCACGAAGTATCGGCAATAGGAGCGCCAGAGCAAACCTGCGCCACCTTAATGCCTCTTCTGGAAAACCAGTCGACCATCCTGATCGGGCAATCAGGTATGGGCAAATCATCGATCATCAATCTGATCGTGCCAGACGCTGACATTGCCACCCGGGAAATCTCGGCGGCATTGGATACCGGAAAACACACGACGACTTTCACCCGATTGTATGAAGTGCATCCAACGGCTGACGATGAAACCTACATCATTGACTCGCCCGGATTTCAGGAGTTTGGCCTGTATCAACTCAGCGAAGGCATGCTGGAACGCGCTTTTCGAGAGTTCGCACCATTTTTGGGGAAATGTAAATTTTACAACTGCCATCACTTGATAGAACCGAATTGCGCTGTTCTTGAAGCGGTGCAAGAAGGAAAAATTGCCCCAATGCGGCATCAGCTCTATAAGCAACTGTTGCATGAATCATCACAAACACTGTATTGA
- a CDS encoding M48 family metallopeptidase, whose protein sequence is MSSFAFSVLFIVFLAISLSVRFWLGSRQIRHVIQHRSAVPPEFAEKIHLSAHQKAADYTVAKTKFGLFGLLINAVVLIGFTLLGGLQWLSGTLYGWTGSGMLYQMSLVVAFVLISGVIDLPIAYYKQFVLEARYGFNKMTHKLFFADLLKSTLLGAAIGLPLIWVILLLMEKSGDIWWFYAWLVWSGFQLLMLILFPTVIAPLFNKFTPLTDDSLRARIEGLMQRVGFASKGLFVMDGSKRSAHGNAYFSGFGASKRIVFFDTLLARLAPHEIEAVLAHELGHFKLKHIVKRIVVIFAVSLVFLALLGYLKEQLWFFTGLGVIPLLLSDLSNNNAMALILFMLALPIFTFMLSPLSSITSRKHEFEADAFAAKYTNADDLVAALVKLYEDNASTLTPDPLHSAFYDSHPPASVRINKLLATKLEPVTFHG, encoded by the coding sequence ATGTCTTCATTTGCATTTTCAGTATTATTTATAGTTTTTTTGGCAATAAGCCTATCAGTACGCTTTTGGCTCGGTTCGCGACAGATTCGTCACGTCATCCAGCATCGTAGCGCAGTGCCACCCGAATTCGCCGAAAAAATTCATCTTTCGGCGCATCAAAAGGCCGCAGATTACACCGTTGCCAAGACCAAATTTGGACTTTTTGGCTTACTCATCAATGCCGTTGTGTTGATCGGCTTCACGCTATTGGGTGGCTTGCAATGGCTATCCGGCACATTATATGGCTGGACCGGTTCTGGCATGTTGTATCAAATGAGCCTGGTGGTCGCCTTTGTATTGATCTCTGGCGTAATCGATTTGCCAATTGCCTATTACAAACAATTTGTTCTTGAAGCGCGTTATGGTTTCAACAAAATGACGCATAAGCTGTTTTTCGCCGATTTGTTAAAAAGCACCTTGTTGGGGGCTGCAATTGGCTTGCCGTTGATTTGGGTGATTTTGTTACTCATGGAAAAATCCGGTGATATTTGGTGGTTTTATGCTTGGCTGGTGTGGAGCGGTTTCCAATTATTGATGCTCATTCTGTTTCCAACGGTGATCGCACCGCTGTTCAATAAGTTCACGCCATTGACCGATGACAGCTTGCGAGCACGGATCGAAGGGTTGATGCAGCGTGTCGGCTTTGCGTCAAAGGGATTGTTCGTCATGGACGGTTCCAAGCGCAGCGCGCACGGCAATGCTTATTTCTCCGGCTTTGGCGCTAGCAAACGTATTGTCTTTTTTGATACATTACTGGCGCGCCTTGCACCGCATGAAATCGAAGCGGTATTGGCGCATGAATTGGGACATTTCAAACTCAAACATATTGTTAAGCGGATCGTGGTCATATTTGCAGTCTCACTTGTTTTCTTGGCATTACTCGGTTATCTCAAAGAACAATTATGGTTTTTTACCGGACTTGGCGTTATTCCGTTGCTGTTATCTGACCTTTCGAATAACAATGCGATGGCATTAATTTTGTTCATGCTGGCACTGCCAATTTTTACGTTCATGTTGTCACCGCTGTCATCAATCACTTCGCGAAAGCATGAATTTGAAGCAGATGCGTTTGCAGCCAAATATACTAATGCTGACGATCTGGTCGCCGCGCTGGTTAAATTGTACGAGGACAACGCCTCGACGCTCACGCCTGATCCGTTACATTCCGCGTTTTACGATTCGCATCCTCCAGCCTCGGTACGTATCAATAAGCTACTCGCCACAAAATTAGAACCGGTTACATTCCATGGTTGA
- the orn gene encoding oligoribonuclease yields the protein MSQAIDSSTPSAPVVAPLRPNEFNLIWVDMEMTGLDPDAERIIEVAVVVTDPQLNILAEGPVFAIHQSDTFLDGMDAWNKGTHGRSGLIERVKTSTVTEAEAETELIAFLRKYVPNGKSPMCGNTICQDRRFMARGMPKLEAFFHYRNLDVSTLKELCRRWKPELASGFKKHQKHTALADILESIEELKYYREHFIKE from the coding sequence ATGTCACAAGCTATCGACTCATCGACACCATCCGCACCTGTTGTGGCGCCATTACGTCCGAATGAATTCAATCTGATCTGGGTTGATATGGAAATGACCGGACTTGACCCGGATGCAGAGCGCATTATTGAAGTGGCGGTAGTCGTCACCGACCCGCAACTGAATATTCTGGCAGAAGGTCCGGTTTTTGCGATTCATCAGTCTGATACATTCTTGGATGGTATGGACGCCTGGAACAAAGGCACGCACGGTCGCTCTGGTTTGATCGAACGCGTCAAGACCTCCACGGTGACTGAAGCCGAAGCCGAAACTGAGCTGATCGCCTTCCTGCGCAAATACGTACCGAACGGCAAATCGCCGATGTGCGGCAACACTATTTGCCAGGATCGTCGTTTCATGGCGCGTGGCATGCCTAAGCTGGAAGCGTTCTTCCACTATCGCAATCTGGATGTCTCAACATTAAAAGAATTATGCCGCCGCTGGAAGCCAGAGTTGGCGAGTGGATTCAAAAAACATCAAAAGCACACGGCGTTGGCAGATATTCTAGAGTCAATTGAAGAGCTGAAATACTACCGCGAACACTTTATTAAAGAGTAA
- a CDS encoding UPF0149 family protein, with protein MELDEPLSDKEFDELDDFLLSDRCGEESMTMDTLHGYLTALVIGPEQVLLGEWLPHVWGPSLKDAPKFKSDKEFERTVGLIARYMNEIAVTLEVAPKEYEPLFCEFEHEGKPLLDGEAWTWGFWEGINLRAKAWEPIWTSNLATVVRPIYLLGAEELEEEEMLLREDPVKRHKLTVEVESAIPEIYRYWLPNRKSAVKTIQRETPKVGRNDLCGCGSGKKFKKCCGAGLAEE; from the coding sequence ATGGAACTTGACGAACCGTTATCAGATAAAGAATTTGATGAATTAGACGACTTTTTGCTTTCTGACCGCTGCGGCGAAGAAAGCATGACGATGGATACGCTGCACGGTTATCTGACCGCGCTGGTGATCGGGCCAGAGCAAGTTTTACTTGGTGAGTGGTTACCGCACGTCTGGGGACCATCACTGAAGGATGCGCCTAAGTTTAAGTCTGACAAGGAATTCGAGCGCACTGTCGGCCTGATAGCGCGCTACATGAATGAAATCGCGGTGACGTTGGAAGTGGCACCAAAAGAATACGAGCCATTATTTTGCGAGTTTGAGCATGAAGGAAAGCCGCTGCTGGATGGTGAAGCGTGGACGTGGGGTTTCTGGGAAGGTATTAATCTACGCGCCAAAGCGTGGGAGCCAATCTGGACCTCGAATTTAGCGACCGTGGTGCGGCCGATTTATTTGCTTGGGGCCGAAGAGCTGGAAGAAGAGGAAATGCTTTTGCGCGAGGATCCGGTCAAGCGCCATAAGCTGACCGTGGAAGTCGAATCAGCCATTCCGGAAATTTACCGTTATTGGTTGCCAAACCGCAAATCCGCAGTCAAAACGATTCAACGCGAAACACCAAAAGTCGGACGTAATGATCTGTGCGGGTGCGGTAGCGGCAAGAAATTTAAAAAATGCTGTGGCGCTGGGTTAGCTGAAGAATAA